In the genome of Negativicutes bacterium, one region contains:
- a CDS encoding ABC transporter ATP-binding protein, giving the protein MSILVRDLSCRYGQIPVLQQIGFTALPGELLAVLGPNGAGKSTLFRCMLGLLRYHGSIQINGREAAALSARELAAEIAYIPQSHSQTFNFSVIDMVLMGTTAQVGLLHAPGVQQMRQATAALQKLNILPLAERGFEQISGGEAQLVLIARALAQGAKILIMDEPTASLDYGNALHVLRQIQALTEASYTVLFSTHNPDYALTYAHRVIALQKGKIIAEGPARQVITAELLERLYGVRVSVESFQNDQVRICVPKFN; this is encoded by the coding sequence ATGAGTATTCTCGTCCGGGATTTAAGCTGCCGTTACGGCCAAATACCGGTGCTGCAGCAAATTGGTTTTACTGCCCTGCCCGGTGAATTACTGGCGGTGTTGGGCCCCAATGGCGCCGGCAAGAGCACCTTATTCCGCTGCATGCTGGGACTGCTCCGCTATCATGGTTCAATTCAGATTAACGGCAGGGAGGCAGCTGCTCTGAGTGCCCGGGAACTGGCGGCGGAAATCGCCTATATTCCGCAATCGCACAGCCAGACCTTCAACTTCAGTGTCATTGATATGGTCCTGATGGGTACGACGGCGCAGGTGGGACTGCTGCATGCGCCGGGAGTCCAACAAATGCGGCAGGCGACCGCCGCTTTGCAAAAGCTGAATATCCTGCCCTTGGCGGAACGCGGCTTTGAACAGATCAGCGGCGGCGAAGCGCAATTGGTCCTGATTGCCCGTGCCCTGGCGCAGGGAGCAAAAATATTGATCATGGATGAGCCAACCGCCAGTCTGGATTACGGCAATGCGCTGCATGTCCTGCGCCAAATTCAAGCGTTAACAGAAGCTAGCTATACCGTTCTGTTTTCAACACATAATCCCGATTACGCTCTCACTTATGCGCATCGGGTGATTGCACTGCAAAAGGGCAAAATTATTGCGGAAGGACCTGCCCGGCAAGTGATCACAGCCGAATTGTTGGAGCGGCTCTACGGCGTCCGGGTTTCCGTGGAAAGTTTCCAAAATGATCAGGTACGTATTTGCGTCCCAAAATTCAATTAA
- a CDS encoding ABC transporter substrate-binding protein — protein MQRKKLFTLLLVICLLLTGCNPLAPNTKKAEKSVNFIDSSKRSVELPAEITRVAASGLMAQIVLFAICPDLLVGLADEWAPEAGQFIDTKYEQLPVLGQFYGVNTLDPEAVAAADPQVIIDIGESKKTIVEDMDGIQEQIGIPTIHIEATTKTMAQAYRTLGKLLGREERAEKLAVFCEETLSTIHGILADQPKTSLLYCLGDSGLNVIANTSFHAEVIDLVGNNLAVVASPSFKGSGNEVDLEQLLLWDPEVILFAPGSIYSSVGQDAAWQQLQAIASGHYYEVPHGPYNWLGDPPSANLFMGMLWLTDLLYPEATNYDLYEKAAEYYRLFYGCDLTPGQFAALTQFAK, from the coding sequence TTGCAAAGAAAAAAATTATTTACTCTGCTATTGGTGATTTGCCTGTTGCTGACCGGCTGCAATCCTTTGGCGCCAAATACAAAAAAGGCCGAAAAATCGGTCAATTTCATCGATTCCAGCAAACGGTCCGTAGAGCTGCCTGCGGAAATTACCCGGGTAGCCGCCTCCGGTCTGATGGCGCAAATTGTCCTGTTCGCCATTTGCCCGGATCTGCTGGTTGGTTTAGCCGATGAATGGGCACCCGAAGCCGGGCAATTCATCGACACAAAATACGAGCAACTGCCGGTGCTCGGCCAGTTTTACGGGGTGAACACCTTAGATCCGGAAGCAGTCGCTGCTGCCGATCCTCAGGTGATCATTGATATCGGCGAGTCCAAGAAAACGATCGTGGAAGACATGGACGGCATCCAAGAGCAGATTGGCATCCCCACCATCCATATTGAAGCCACCACAAAAACCATGGCGCAAGCCTACCGCACCTTAGGCAAACTGCTGGGCAGGGAAGAACGAGCGGAAAAATTGGCGGTTTTCTGTGAAGAAACGCTGTCCACCATCCATGGAATTTTGGCCGATCAGCCAAAAACTTCCTTGCTCTATTGCCTGGGTGACTCCGGACTCAATGTCATTGCCAATACCTCGTTTCATGCCGAAGTAATCGATCTGGTGGGCAATAACCTGGCAGTGGTTGCCTCTCCTTCCTTCAAAGGCAGCGGCAACGAAGTGGATCTGGAACAACTGCTGTTATGGGATCCCGAAGTCATTCTCTTTGCGCCGGGCAGCATCTATTCGTCAGTCGGTCAGGATGCCGCCTGGCAGCAGCTGCAAGCCATTGCCTCCGGTCATTATTACGAAGTTCCCCACGGTCCCTACAATTGGCTGGGTGATCCTCCCTCCGCCAATCTATTCATGGGAATGCTCTGGCTGACCGACCTGCTTTATCCCGAAGCAACAAATTATGATCTCTATGAAAAAGCCGCAGAATACTACCGGCTCTTTTATGGCTGTGACTTAACGCCAGGTCAATTTGCTGCGCTGACGCAATTTGCCAAATAA